From one Streptomyces sp. SCSIO 30461 genomic stretch:
- a CDS encoding stage II sporulation protein M, with amino-acid sequence MDLDVFVMTHRAEWDRLDRLLRRGRRLTGAEADELVVLYQRAATHLSLIQSSAPDPTVTGRLTQLVARARATVTGTRRASWRDAARFLTEGFPAAVYDSRRWWIPTAVLSTLLAAVIGWWIGSHPEVQSAIAAPDELRQLTRPGGEYETYYSSHPAASFAAQVWTNNAQAAAMCLVLGAFLCLPVIWILFLNMANLGVGIGLMSSAGRLDTFLGLVLPHGLLELTAVFVAAGTGLRLGWTLIDPGPRPRREALARQGRAALGMAMGLALVLFVSGLIEGFVTPSGLPTWARIAIGVFAEAAFLTYVYVLGGRAARTGETGDVDDWERSAELPTAA; translated from the coding sequence ATGGATCTCGATGTCTTCGTGATGACGCACCGGGCGGAGTGGGACCGCCTGGACCGGTTGCTCCGCAGGGGACGCCGGCTCACGGGAGCCGAAGCCGATGAACTCGTGGTCCTCTACCAACGCGCGGCCACTCATCTCTCGCTCATCCAATCCAGTGCCCCCGACCCGACGGTCACGGGCCGCCTCACCCAGCTCGTCGCCCGGGCCCGTGCCACCGTCACGGGAACCCGCCGTGCCTCCTGGCGGGACGCGGCCCGCTTCCTGACCGAGGGCTTTCCCGCGGCGGTGTACGACTCCCGCCGCTGGTGGATCCCCACCGCCGTGCTCTCCACCCTTCTCGCAGCGGTCATCGGCTGGTGGATCGGGAGCCACCCGGAGGTGCAGTCGGCCATCGCCGCCCCCGATGAACTGCGGCAGCTCACCCGTCCAGGCGGCGAGTACGAGACGTATTACTCGAGCCACCCGGCGGCGTCCTTCGCCGCCCAGGTCTGGACGAACAACGCCCAGGCCGCCGCTATGTGCCTGGTTCTAGGCGCCTTCCTGTGCCTGCCGGTCATCTGGATCCTCTTCCTCAACATGGCCAACCTGGGCGTCGGGATCGGACTGATGTCCTCGGCCGGCCGCCTCGACACCTTCCTCGGCCTCGTACTGCCGCACGGCCTGCTCGAACTCACCGCGGTGTTCGTCGCCGCGGGCACCGGCCTCCGACTCGGCTGGACCCTCATCGACCCCGGCCCACGCCCCCGCCGCGAAGCACTCGCCCGGCAGGGCCGTGCGGCGCTCGGAATGGCGATGGGCCTTGCTCTCGTGCTCTTCGTGTCGGGTCTGATCGAAGGTTTCGTCACTCCCTCGGGCCTGCCCACCTGGGCCCGCATCGCCATCGGCGTCTTCGCGGAGGCGGCCTTCCTCACGTACGTGTATGTCCTGGGCGGCCGGGCAGCACGTACCGGCGAGACCGGAGACGTCGACGACTGGGAGCGGAGTGCCGAGCTCCCCACCGCAGCCTGA
- the ahcY gene encoding adenosylhomocysteinase has product MTTLAAGQDFKVADLSLADFGRKEITLAEHEMPGLMSIRKEYAASQPLAGARITGSLHMTVQTAVLIETLVALGAEVRWASCNIFSTQDHAAAAIAVGPDGTVDNPRGVPVFAWKGETLEEYWWCTEQALTWPNTPTGGPNMILDDGGDATLLVHKGVEFEKAGEAPDPSTADSEEYGHILRLLNRTLAENPQKWTQLASEIRGVTEETTTGVHRLYEMMAAGTLLFPAINVNDAVTKSKFDNKYGCRHSLIDGINRATDVLIGGKTAVVCGYGDVGKGCAESLRGQGARVIITEIDPICALQAAMDGYQVTTLDDVVETADIFITTTGNKDIIMASDMAKMKHQAIVGNIGHFDNEIDMAGLAKIPGIVKDEVKPQVHTWTFADGKVLIVLSEGRLLNLGNATGHPSFVMSNSFADQTLAQIELFTKPEEYPTDVYVLPKHLDEKVARLHLASLGVKLTTLRPEQAEYIGVQVEGPYKPDHYRY; this is encoded by the coding sequence ATGACGACCCTCGCCGCCGGCCAGGACTTCAAGGTCGCCGACCTCTCTCTCGCGGACTTCGGCCGCAAGGAGATCACCCTGGCCGAGCACGAGATGCCCGGCTTGATGTCCATCCGCAAGGAGTACGCGGCTTCCCAGCCGCTGGCCGGTGCCCGTATCACCGGCTCCCTGCACATGACCGTGCAGACCGCTGTACTCATCGAGACCCTCGTCGCCCTCGGCGCCGAGGTGCGTTGGGCCTCCTGCAACATCTTCTCCACCCAGGACCACGCCGCCGCGGCCATCGCCGTCGGCCCCGATGGCACGGTCGACAACCCCAGGGGCGTCCCGGTCTTCGCCTGGAAGGGCGAGACGCTGGAGGAGTACTGGTGGTGCACGGAGCAGGCTCTGACCTGGCCGAACACCCCCACCGGCGGCCCGAACATGATCCTGGACGACGGCGGTGACGCCACTCTGCTCGTCCACAAGGGCGTCGAGTTCGAGAAGGCCGGCGAGGCCCCGGACCCGTCCACCGCGGACAGCGAGGAGTACGGCCACATCCTGCGGCTGCTGAACCGCACCCTCGCCGAGAACCCGCAGAAGTGGACGCAGCTCGCGTCCGAGATCCGCGGCGTCACCGAGGAGACCACCACCGGCGTCCACCGCCTCTACGAGATGATGGCCGCGGGCACCCTGCTCTTCCCGGCGATCAACGTGAACGACGCCGTCACCAAGTCGAAGTTCGACAACAAGTACGGCTGCCGCCACTCCCTCATCGACGGCATCAACCGCGCGACCGACGTCCTCATCGGCGGCAAGACCGCCGTCGTCTGCGGCTACGGCGACGTCGGCAAGGGTTGCGCAGAGTCGCTGCGCGGCCAGGGAGCCCGGGTCATCATCACCGAGATCGACCCGATCTGCGCCCTCCAGGCCGCCATGGACGGCTACCAGGTCACCACCCTGGACGACGTCGTGGAGACCGCCGACATCTTCATCACCACGACCGGCAACAAGGACATCATCATGGCCTCGGACATGGCCAAGATGAAGCACCAGGCGATCGTGGGCAACATCGGCCACTTCGACAACGAGATCGACATGGCCGGCCTTGCCAAGATCCCCGGCATCGTCAAGGACGAGGTCAAGCCCCAGGTGCACACCTGGACCTTCGCCGACGGCAAGGTCCTGATCGTCCTCTCCGAGGGCCGTCTGCTGAACCTCGGCAACGCGACCGGCCACCCGTCCTTCGTCATGTCGAACTCGTTCGCCGACCAGACCCTGGCCCAGATCGAGCTCTTCACCAAGCCCGAGGAGTACCCGACCGACGTCTATGTGCTCCCCAAGCACCTGGACGAGAAGGTCGCCCGCCTCCACCTCGCCTCCCTCGGCGTCAAGCTGACGACCTTGCGCCCGGAGCAGGCCGAGTACATCGGCGTGCAGGTCGAGGGCCCGTACAAGCCCGACCACTACCGCTACTGA
- a CDS encoding DUF4129 domain-containing protein, which translates to MSVMGGTIAARLLLIRADDGTDPPVDIPRGPAREAAERELSKPMYHQNDPNLLQRGLDRFWEWVDGVFGSAAGVTPGGAVGLAVIVLIVIALAVGLWWRLGTPRRSPASGAALFHEGPRSAAQHRATAEEHAAAGRFDQAVQERMRAIVRALEERALLDPRPGRTADEAAAEAGVPLPDLSDALRSAARTFDDIAYGGRSADQHAYLRFKELDNRLELTKPRLSTVGRGAAR; encoded by the coding sequence GTGTCCGTCATGGGGGGAACCATCGCGGCGCGGCTGCTGCTGATCCGCGCGGACGACGGCACGGACCCACCGGTGGACATCCCCCGCGGCCCCGCCCGGGAGGCCGCCGAGCGGGAACTGTCCAAGCCGATGTACCACCAGAACGACCCGAACCTGCTCCAGCGCGGTCTCGATCGTTTCTGGGAGTGGGTCGACGGCGTCTTCGGCAGCGCGGCCGGGGTGACTCCAGGCGGAGCGGTCGGACTTGCCGTGATCGTGCTGATCGTCATCGCCCTGGCCGTCGGCCTCTGGTGGCGGCTGGGCACTCCCCGGCGCAGCCCTGCCTCCGGTGCGGCGCTGTTCCATGAGGGCCCCCGCAGCGCCGCCCAGCACCGGGCAACCGCCGAGGAGCACGCCGCAGCAGGCCGCTTCGACCAAGCCGTCCAGGAGCGGATGCGGGCGATCGTCCGCGCACTGGAGGAGCGTGCCCTGCTCGATCCCCGCCCGGGACGCACCGCCGATGAGGCTGCCGCAGAGGCCGGAGTGCCTCTGCCCGACCTCTCCGACGCACTCCGCTCCGCAGCGAGGACCTTCGACGACATCGCGTACGGCGGCCGTTCCGCCGACCAACATGCCTATCTACGCTTCAAGGAACTGGACAACCGACTGGAGCTCACCAAGCCCCGGCTCAGCACGGTCGGCCGGGGAGCGGCCCGATGA
- a CDS encoding DUF4350 domain-containing protein, whose product MRTTATGVAPADTSTALGTRQIWTRTRGVLIVLVILVSAGIALAALRSGDQHGRLDPRSADRAGSRAVAELLKQRGVETHVVTTLGEAADATGPDTTLLVATPNLLTKHQQKSLRASMALSAGRTVLVAAGTDSVAALAPDVRAEAQISVTARSPQCTLPAAQRAGKVDIGGERYATDGLPSTDACYLSDGLPSLLTIKEAGGGDTVLLGSPDILYNERLGEEGNASLALQLLGSRPHLVWYLPSLTDESPVDGGGDESGASTLADLIPAGWLWGTLQLLIAALLAAVWRARRLGPLVTEHLPVAIRASESTEGRARLYRRINARDRAAATLRSATRSRLAPMLGIAPLDAHSPEILLPAVSAHLPAADRDLRVLLFGPVPDDDAALIRLADQLDAIEREVRTS is encoded by the coding sequence ATGAGGACCACGGCAACCGGTGTTGCCCCGGCCGACACCTCCACCGCCCTCGGCACGCGCCAGATCTGGACCCGAACACGGGGTGTGCTGATCGTCCTCGTCATCCTTGTCTCGGCTGGAATCGCGCTCGCCGCCCTGCGCTCCGGCGACCAGCACGGCCGTCTCGACCCCCGCTCCGCGGACCGCGCCGGGAGCCGGGCCGTAGCCGAACTGCTCAAGCAGCGGGGGGTCGAGACCCACGTGGTCACCACGCTCGGCGAAGCAGCCGACGCCACCGGTCCCGACACGACACTCCTGGTGGCCACACCCAACCTGCTGACGAAGCATCAGCAGAAGTCGCTGCGCGCGTCCATGGCACTCTCGGCAGGCCGCACCGTACTGGTCGCCGCCGGGACCGACTCGGTGGCCGCTCTCGCACCCGACGTTCGGGCCGAAGCCCAGATCTCCGTCACCGCCCGCAGCCCGCAGTGCACCCTTCCCGCCGCCCAGCGCGCCGGGAAGGTGGACATCGGCGGCGAGCGCTACGCGACGGATGGCCTTCCGAGCACCGACGCCTGCTACCTCAGCGACGGACTGCCGAGCCTGCTCACGATCAAGGAGGCTGGCGGCGGTGACACCGTCCTCCTGGGCTCTCCCGACATCCTCTACAACGAGCGCCTCGGCGAAGAAGGCAACGCCTCCCTCGCACTCCAACTCCTAGGGTCCCGGCCCCATCTCGTCTGGTACCTCCCTTCACTCACTGATGAATCCCCCGTCGACGGCGGCGGGGACGAGTCCGGGGCGAGCACCCTCGCCGATCTGATCCCCGCCGGCTGGCTGTGGGGCACCCTCCAACTCCTGATCGCCGCACTGCTCGCCGCCGTCTGGCGAGCCCGCCGGCTCGGACCACTGGTGACGGAACACCTGCCCGTCGCCATCCGCGCCTCCGAGTCGACCGAAGGCCGCGCCCGCCTCTACCGCAGGATCAATGCCCGCGACAGAGCCGCCGCCACGCTCCGTTCGGCCACGCGTTCACGTCTCGCCCCGATGCTCGGCATCGCCCCGCTGGACGCACATTCGCCGGAAATCCTCCTCCCCGCCGTGTCCGCGCATCTCCCCGCCGCAGACCGGGACCTCAGGGTCCTGCTCTTCGGTCCGGTTCCCGACGATGACGCAGCTCTGATCCGCCTGGCAGACCAACTCGACGCCATCGAAAGAGAGGTACGCACCTCATGA
- the mtrA gene encoding two-component system response regulator MtrA, with amino-acid sequence MMSNMKGRVLVVDDDTALAEMLGIVLRGEGFEPSFVADGDKALAAFREAKPDLVLLDLMLPGRDGIEVCRLIRAESGVPIVMLTAKSDTVDVVVGLESGADDYIVKPFKPKELVARIRARLRRSEEPAPEQLTIGDLVIDVAGHSVKRDGQSIALTPLEFDLLVALARKPWQVFTREVLLEQVWGYRHAADTRLVNVHVQRLRSKVERDPERPEIVVTVRGVGYKAGPS; translated from the coding sequence ATGATGTCGAATATGAAGGGACGCGTCCTTGTCGTCGACGACGACACCGCACTGGCCGAGATGCTCGGCATCGTGCTGCGTGGTGAAGGGTTCGAGCCGTCGTTCGTAGCGGACGGCGACAAGGCCCTCGCCGCTTTCCGCGAGGCCAAGCCGGACCTCGTGCTGCTCGACCTCATGCTGCCCGGTAGGGACGGCATCGAGGTGTGCCGGCTGATCAGGGCCGAGTCGGGTGTACCCATTGTCATGCTCACGGCCAAGAGTGACACCGTGGACGTGGTCGTCGGACTGGAGTCCGGCGCTGACGACTACATCGTGAAGCCTTTCAAGCCGAAGGAGCTCGTTGCCCGTATCAGGGCGCGGCTGCGCAGGTCGGAGGAGCCGGCTCCCGAGCAGCTCACCATCGGCGACCTGGTCATCGATGTGGCGGGCCACTCCGTGAAGCGGGACGGGCAGTCGATCGCGCTGACCCCGCTGGAGTTCGATCTGCTGGTCGCGCTGGCCCGCAAGCCGTGGCAGGTGTTCACCCGAGAGGTGCTGCTCGAGCAGGTGTGGGGCTACCGCCATGCCGCCGACACCAGGCTGGTGAACGTGCACGTGCAGCGGCTGCGCTCCAAGGTCGAGAGGGACCCCGAGCGTCCGGAGATCGTGGTGACCGTCCGCGGCGTCGGTTACAAGGCAGGACCGAGCTGA
- a CDS encoding glycerophosphoryl diester phosphodiesterase membrane domain-containing protein, producing MNDTPGWAAPGSVPADGQDSGVQRPTGTDDPASKWSEQQPPPGEWTPPASPGGGSEPPVQPGWGTQPGPGGWGGAPKQGDWGAPPAAKPGVIPLRPLGVGEILDGAVSTLRAHWRTVLGITITLSVITQIADILIQRYLVPAAPAPDPDATPEEALNQVVESTQSSLIASLPALGIGLITALVITALLTVVISRSVLGRPVDLGDAWAEARPRLLQLLGLTVLIVLICAGAITVGILPGLLLDSAALRVLGVLAGVLVTIWLWVRFALASPALMLERRGILNSMRRSAKLVHGAWWRIFGILVLVLALTFIVSMIISIPFTLLAFIADGSGLGSLLNGTAPEFGWPFLIITGIGAVIASAITYPISAGVTVLLYVDQRIRREALDLELARAAGIPGYGTPTPGDTSAGG from the coding sequence GTGAACGACACTCCGGGCTGGGCAGCGCCCGGATCCGTGCCCGCCGACGGCCAGGACTCCGGAGTGCAGCGACCCACCGGCACGGACGATCCCGCCTCGAAGTGGTCCGAGCAGCAGCCGCCGCCCGGTGAGTGGACCCCGCCCGCAAGCCCGGGCGGCGGGTCCGAACCCCCGGTGCAGCCCGGCTGGGGCACTCAGCCCGGCCCCGGCGGCTGGGGCGGCGCGCCGAAGCAGGGCGACTGGGGAGCACCGCCCGCCGCGAAGCCCGGAGTGATCCCGCTGCGGCCCCTCGGTGTCGGCGAGATCCTCGACGGCGCGGTGTCGACACTGCGCGCGCACTGGCGGACCGTCCTGGGCATCACGATCACGCTGTCCGTCATCACCCAGATCGCCGACATCCTCATCCAGCGCTACCTGGTTCCGGCGGCCCCGGCTCCCGATCCGGACGCGACCCCGGAGGAAGCCCTCAACCAGGTCGTCGAATCCACCCAGTCGAGCCTGATCGCCTCGCTCCCGGCCCTGGGTATCGGGCTGATCACGGCCCTCGTCATCACGGCGCTGCTGACCGTGGTGATCAGCCGCTCAGTGCTGGGCCGTCCGGTCGACCTCGGCGACGCCTGGGCCGAGGCCCGACCGCGGTTGCTCCAACTCCTGGGCCTGACCGTGCTGATCGTGCTGATCTGCGCGGGCGCCATCACCGTGGGAATCCTCCCCGGACTGCTCCTCGATTCCGCCGCCCTGCGAGTGCTGGGCGTCCTCGCCGGTGTGCTCGTCACCATCTGGCTCTGGGTCCGCTTCGCCCTTGCCTCGCCCGCGCTGATGCTGGAACGGCGGGGAATCCTGAACTCCATGCGCCGCTCCGCCAAGCTGGTCCACGGCGCCTGGTGGAGGATCTTCGGCATTCTGGTGCTGGTACTGGCGCTCACCTTCATCGTCTCGATGATCATCTCGATTCCGTTCACCCTGCTCGCCTTCATCGCCGACGGAAGCGGTCTGGGCTCCCTGCTCAACGGCACGGCCCCTGAATTCGGCTGGCCGTTCCTGATCATCACCGGGATCGGCGCGGTGATCGCCTCCGCCATCACCTACCCGATCTCGGCCGGAGTCACGGTCCTCCTCTACGTGGACCAGCGCATCCGCCGCGAGGCGCTCGACCTGGAACTGGCCCGGGCGGCCGGCATCCCCGGTTACGGCACGCCGACCCCCGGCGACACCTCCGCTGGGGGCTGA
- a CDS encoding MoxR family ATPase encodes MSAPTPETAEKSDSARASLEALRTEIAKAVVGQDSAVTGLVVALLCRGHVLLEGVPGVAKTLLVRALAASLELDTKRVQFTPDLMPSDITGSLVYDARTAEFSFQPGPVFTNLLLADEINRTPPKTQSSLLEAMEERQVTVDGTSRPLPEPFLVAATQNPVEYEGTYPLPEAQLDRFLLKLTVPLPTRQEEINVLSRHADGFNPRDLQAAGIRPVAGPADLAAARAAVAKTSVSPEIAGYVVDICRATRESPSLTLGVSPRGATALLSTARAWAWLTGRDYVTPDDVKALALPTLRHRIQLRPEAEMEGVTADSVISAILSHVPVPR; translated from the coding sequence ATGAGCGCCCCGACCCCCGAGACCGCAGAGAAATCGGACAGCGCACGCGCCTCCCTGGAAGCGCTGCGAACCGAGATCGCGAAGGCCGTGGTCGGCCAGGACTCCGCAGTGACCGGACTCGTCGTCGCCCTGCTCTGCCGCGGTCATGTGCTGCTCGAAGGAGTCCCCGGCGTCGCCAAGACCCTCCTGGTCCGCGCTCTCGCCGCGTCCCTCGAACTCGACACCAAGCGTGTCCAGTTCACACCCGATCTGATGCCCAGCGACATCACCGGCTCGCTGGTCTACGACGCACGAACCGCAGAGTTCTCCTTCCAGCCCGGCCCTGTGTTCACCAACCTGCTGCTCGCCGACGAGATCAATCGGACGCCACCGAAGACCCAGTCGTCGCTGCTCGAAGCCATGGAGGAACGCCAGGTCACGGTAGACGGCACTTCGCGCCCGCTCCCCGAACCGTTCCTCGTCGCGGCGACCCAGAACCCTGTCGAGTACGAAGGCACCTACCCTCTCCCCGAAGCCCAGCTGGACCGCTTCCTCCTGAAGCTGACCGTGCCGCTGCCCACACGCCAAGAGGAGATCAACGTCCTCTCCCGGCACGCTGACGGCTTCAACCCACGTGACCTCCAGGCCGCGGGAATTCGTCCCGTCGCCGGGCCCGCCGACCTCGCTGCGGCCCGCGCCGCGGTCGCGAAGACCTCGGTGTCCCCCGAGATCGCCGGCTATGTCGTCGATATCTGTCGTGCCACCCGCGAATCCCCCTCGCTCACCCTTGGTGTCTCTCCTCGTGGAGCCACCGCTCTGCTCTCCACCGCCCGAGCCTGGGCCTGGCTCACCGGCAGGGACTATGTGACCCCGGACGATGTGAAGGCGCTCGCCCTTCCCACTCTCCGACACCGCATTCAGTTGCGTCCCGAGGCGGAGATGGAGGGAGTCACCGCTGACTCCGTCATCTCCGCGATCCTCTCCCACGTCCCCGTTCCCCGCTGA
- a CDS encoding DUF58 domain-containing protein: MALTGRTALLAALGAIPVGVLAPSWAGILAVDAPLCVAILCDYALAAPVRKLQFTRSGDTSVRLGESAEVQLTVTNPSGRPLRADLRDAWPPSTWLPGTEQAASRHKITIPAGERRRISTILRPTRRGDRHAARVTVRSYGPLGLAARQGNHEVPWSVRVLPPFTSRKHLPSRLARLRELDGRTSVLTRGEGTEFDSLREYVPGDDTRSIDWRATARQHTVAVRTWRPERDRHILLVLDTGRTSAGRVGDVPRLDAAMDAALLLAALATRAGDRVDLLAYDRRVRAHVQGRAAGEVLPAMVNALAPLEPELVETDARGLSAVALRHSPRGSLIVLVTGLDAAPIEEGLLPVLPQLTQRHSVLLASVSDPHVQTMVGGRGTIDAVYDAASGAQALAQRRRTAEQLRRHGVTVVDTTPDDLAPALADAYLALKAAGRL, from the coding sequence ATGGCCCTCACCGGAAGAACCGCTCTACTCGCCGCGCTCGGAGCCATCCCGGTCGGGGTACTGGCACCCAGCTGGGCCGGCATCCTGGCGGTGGATGCTCCGCTCTGTGTAGCAATTCTGTGCGACTACGCCCTGGCCGCACCAGTGCGAAAGCTCCAGTTCACTCGAAGTGGTGATACGTCAGTTCGACTCGGCGAGAGCGCTGAAGTCCAGCTCACCGTCACCAACCCATCCGGCCGTCCACTTCGCGCCGACCTGCGCGACGCCTGGCCGCCCAGCACCTGGCTGCCCGGCACGGAGCAGGCCGCCTCCCGACACAAGATCACGATCCCGGCCGGTGAGCGACGCCGAATCTCCACGATCCTGCGCCCCACACGACGCGGGGACCGTCACGCGGCCCGCGTCACCGTCCGCTCCTACGGGCCACTCGGCCTCGCGGCACGCCAGGGGAACCATGAGGTGCCCTGGTCGGTACGGGTGCTGCCGCCGTTCACCAGCCGCAAGCACCTGCCGTCGCGCCTGGCTCGGCTACGCGAGTTGGACGGTCGCACCAGCGTGCTCACTCGCGGTGAAGGCACCGAGTTCGACAGCCTCCGTGAGTACGTCCCCGGCGACGACACCCGCTCGATCGACTGGCGTGCCACCGCCAGGCAGCACACTGTCGCCGTTCGTACCTGGCGGCCGGAGCGTGACCGCCATATCCTCCTCGTGCTCGACACCGGACGCACCTCGGCGGGGCGAGTAGGCGATGTGCCCCGTCTGGACGCCGCCATGGACGCCGCATTGCTCCTCGCCGCACTCGCCACCCGGGCAGGGGACCGGGTGGATCTGCTGGCCTATGACCGCCGCGTCCGTGCCCACGTCCAGGGCCGCGCGGCCGGGGAAGTCCTCCCCGCGATGGTCAATGCCCTCGCACCGCTCGAACCCGAACTCGTGGAGACGGATGCACGCGGCCTCAGCGCTGTCGCGCTCCGCCATTCCCCGCGCGGCTCGCTCATCGTCCTGGTGACGGGTCTCGACGCCGCCCCGATCGAGGAGGGCCTCCTGCCGGTGCTGCCTCAGCTCACCCAGCGCCACTCCGTCCTGCTTGCCTCGGTGTCAGACCCCCATGTCCAAACGATGGTCGGTGGCAGGGGCACAATCGACGCCGTGTATGACGCCGCCTCCGGCGCACAGGCACTGGCACAGCGCAGGCGTACCGCGGAACAACTGCGCCGGCATGGCGTCACAGTCGTGGACACGACTCCTGACGACCTTGCTCCCGCACTCGCAGACGCTTATCTCGCTCTGAAGGCGGCGGGCCGCCTCTGA
- a CDS encoding RDD family protein, with the protein MSGVVTGDAVVLGLQPAKLPSRALALAIDLVVVWAAYLLVSIGLAIATASLDEAAVMAVSIATFLLVLVGAPIAVETLSHGRSLGKMACGLRVLRDDGGPIRFRHALVRGAMGVVEILMTFGVVACIASLVSARGRRIGDVFAGTLVVRERVPVAHAVPMVAAPPWLAGRFAGLDLSGVPDELWLAIRQYLSRMHQLDAEVSRSLAERLAGDLAVRTGAPAPAGVPAPVYLAAVVGERQTRDARRAQAAAAGAAGGAGLGHGARPHPGGSVRSAGPVSFPQPVGPSGSAAASPTPSPRPALPSGSSEASAAPPPATGFAPPA; encoded by the coding sequence GTGAGCGGGGTAGTGACGGGGGACGCGGTCGTACTGGGGCTTCAGCCCGCGAAACTGCCCAGCCGGGCGTTGGCACTCGCCATCGATCTCGTCGTCGTGTGGGCGGCGTATCTGCTCGTATCCATAGGCCTGGCGATCGCGACGGCCTCGCTCGACGAGGCCGCGGTCATGGCCGTGTCGATCGCGACCTTCCTGCTTGTGCTGGTGGGGGCGCCGATCGCGGTGGAGACGCTGAGCCATGGGCGTTCGCTGGGCAAGATGGCCTGCGGACTGAGGGTGCTGCGGGACGACGGCGGGCCCATCCGATTCCGCCACGCCCTGGTCCGGGGTGCGATGGGTGTGGTGGAGATTCTGATGACTTTCGGGGTCGTCGCCTGTATCGCCTCCCTGGTGTCGGCCCGTGGGCGGCGGATCGGCGATGTGTTCGCGGGGACGCTGGTCGTCCGGGAGCGGGTGCCCGTGGCGCATGCCGTCCCGATGGTGGCCGCGCCGCCGTGGCTGGCGGGGCGGTTTGCCGGACTGGATCTGTCCGGGGTGCCGGACGAGCTGTGGCTGGCCATACGCCAGTACCTGTCCCGAATGCATCAGCTGGACGCGGAGGTGAGCCGCTCGCTGGCCGAGCGGCTGGCCGGTGATCTCGCTGTCAGGACCGGGGCGCCGGCTCCGGCCGGAGTGCCGGCTCCGGTGTATCTGGCGGCCGTGGTGGGTGAGCGTCAGACGCGGGACGCACGGCGGGCGCAGGCAGCGGCTGCCGGGGCTGCGGGGGGCGCCGGCCTCGGCCATGGGGCTCGCCCTCATCCTGGAGGGTCGGTGCGTTCCGCCGGTCCCGTTTCCTTCCCTCAGCCCGTCGGCCCTTCCGGCTCGGCGGCGGCTTCGCCCACGCCGTCTCCGCGACCTGCCCTTCCTTCAGGTTCGTCCGAGGCTTCGGCCGCACCCCCTCCCGCCACCGGGTTCGCACCGCCCGCCTGA
- the mtnA gene encoding S-methyl-5-thioribose-1-phosphate isomerase: MADQHIQAPDSARTPPPSLRWDEHPDGPLLVLLDQTRLPAEEVELVCGDVPALVRAIRTLAVRGAPLLGIAGAYGVALAAARGDDVDMSAAALEGARPTAVNLGYGVRRAVAAHKGAVGVGAGGQEAAAAALAAARALHREDIEASERMARQGLVLLDELLPAGDHRVLTHCNTGRLVSGGEGTAFAVALAAHRAGRLRTLWVDETRPLLQGARLTAYEADGHGMPYRLLADNAAGSLFAAGQVDAVLIGADRIAVDGSVANKVGSYPLAVLAKYHHVPFIVVAPTTTVDLGTPDGASIEVEQRSGQEVSGMYAPSAYNPAFDVTPAELVTAVVTEEGVASPVTGARLAELCARSRQVSVS; encoded by the coding sequence ATGGCTGATCAGCACATTCAGGCACCTGACAGTGCCCGGACCCCGCCGCCGTCACTGCGGTGGGACGAGCACCCTGACGGGCCCCTACTGGTCCTACTCGATCAGACCAGGCTGCCGGCCGAGGAGGTCGAGCTGGTCTGCGGGGATGTGCCGGCGCTGGTGCGAGCGATCCGGACGCTCGCCGTGCGCGGGGCCCCGCTGCTCGGTATCGCGGGCGCGTACGGGGTCGCCCTGGCGGCGGCGCGCGGCGACGACGTCGATATGTCGGCTGCCGCGCTGGAAGGTGCGCGGCCCACCGCGGTGAACCTCGGCTACGGCGTGCGGCGGGCGGTCGCGGCCCACAAGGGCGCGGTCGGCGTCGGCGCCGGCGGGCAGGAGGCGGCAGCCGCCGCGCTTGCCGCGGCCAGGGCGCTGCACCGCGAAGACATCGAGGCCAGCGAGCGAATGGCGCGGCAGGGTCTTGTCCTGCTGGATGAGCTGCTCCCGGCCGGTGACCATCGCGTGCTGACGCACTGCAACACGGGTCGGCTGGTCTCGGGCGGTGAGGGAACGGCGTTCGCGGTCGCTCTCGCCGCGCACCGCGCGGGGCGGCTGCGCACGCTGTGGGTGGACGAGACCCGTCCGCTGCTCCAGGGCGCCCGGCTCACAGCCTACGAGGCCGACGGGCATGGCATGCCCTATCGGTTGCTCGCGGACAACGCGGCGGGATCGCTGTTCGCGGCGGGGCAGGTGGACGCGGTGCTGATCGGCGCGGACCGGATCGCCGTCGACGGCTCCGTGGCGAACAAGGTGGGGAGCTATCCCCTGGCGGTGCTGGCCAAGTACCACCACGTGCCGTTCATCGTGGTGGCACCGACCACCACGGTGGATCTGGGTACCCCGGATGGTGCGTCGATAGAGGTGGAGCAGAGGTCGGGACAGGAGGTGTCGGGCATGTACGCGCCGTCTGCCTACAATCCTGCGTTCGATGTCACACCGGCCGAGTTGGTGACTGCGGTCGTTACGGAGGAAGGGGTCGCATCCCCGGTCACAGGAGCCCGGCTGGCGGAGCTGTGTGCCAGGTCACGCCAGGTCTCGGTGAGCTAA